Below is a genomic region from Cotesia glomerata isolate CgM1 linkage group LG5, MPM_Cglom_v2.3, whole genome shotgun sequence.
CTGATGAAGCAAACCTCATCTTCAGATTCTGATTCATCGTCTTCAGAAATAGTGGAAAGAGAAATTTTGTCTTTACACCGGGTAATAGAAACGTTAAGAGCTTCATCAAGGCAATCGAGATGCAGGTCGTGATGCGTAGGATAGTGGACAAGTGGCTTAGCATCAACAGTATCCAGTATGTCATCGACATGATCGTATTCTACAAAAGTCGTTGAAATATTTCCATTGTAACTGTGCTCTATTTCAGACTCAGCCATTTCCCAAAGCTTCAAAGCTTCTTTCTCACCATCGCTCAGATTCTTCACCAGGCTGTCACTCTCATCACTCTCAGATGATTCTCTTCCATCAGAAGACTGAGCTCCTGTTTCCTGAACTTTTTCAGCTTCATCAACCTCGTTCTGAACTTCTTGACCGCTACTGACTTCACCTTGGTACTCAATGatacaaaatttaacaattttgcCGTTTACCTCATTCTTTTCCTTGCTATCATCGGACTTGGTATTATCAACTGATATTTCTTCGCGTTCAGACTCTTCATTCTGCTCAGAACTATTAACAGCAATATCTTCTTCATTATGACCATCAACTTCCATTGAATCAATCTCTTTACCAGCAGTGTTATCAATGTTAACATCATCAACGTCAACATCTAACTCAGCCAAAGAAGCTTGGCTGTTCTTGAAAATCTCCTCCACCTGGTTCTTAAACTGCTTCAGCGCATCAGAGTAAGTCGAGTCACCATTACTGGTCTCTAAGCCATCCGAAGCTTTGGAGGACTCATCAATATTAACCTGCTCGGCGATGCACTTGAGTTTTTGTAGAATTTCAGTCGACTCCGCTGCTGTTAACTTCCCGTCAGGATTCAAATGCAAGTCATTGATAACTCCAGAGAAGAATATTTCCTTTATTCTACCTTCATCCAAAGAATTAACGTCCTCAGTGATTGCCTTCAGCTTGTTAATAAAGTCCTCTTTACTTTCTGTACACTCCACATTTTCATCAACGATTTTTAAACTAGACTCCTGTTGAATTTGCAATTCTTTTATTTCGGTATTAGTATtttctttaactttttttaggtTAAAACTCTCTGAAGACTCTGATGTGTCACGTGGAGATTCTTCTTGAGATTCATGAGAATCTTGACGTTCCAGCGCCTGTTCCGAAGAATTTGAGgagtttttatcaataatgTGATGAATTATTTCATCAATAACGGTATATTTATCAGCAATATTCTCTTCAGAGTCTTCgttgaaagaaattttatgaataatctcacttatttcttcttttaccTCTTCAGGATCTATCTGTTCTTCAGTGTTAGCTTCTTCTGAATGACTTTCAGTATGAACTTCAGGCTTACTTTCTTCCTCAAAAAGGTTTTCTAAGTTTCCAAAATCGTCGTCATCTTCAATTTTAGAATCAGCTTCTTCTTTTATTACTATTCTTTCTGTTCCAATTCCATCTTCTTCTACAGAACTAATCTCTTTATTAATCTCAATATCTTCGGCATTGCTATCATCTTCCACTTTACAAGCTACTTCATCAACAAAGTCGATTTCTTCTTTACCATCTCGCGTTCCTTCTCCGTTACCAGCAAGATAGGCTTCTTCATTACCAAGTGGAGCCTCTACTTCATTTTTAGCATCATGCTCAGCATTTTCACTTCCATCAAATCGAGTTTGATCCTCCAAACTCTTAACAGCATTGACTTCAATACAAGCTGAATCTATAACATTATCAACTAATCTATTAGCTTCAATCAAAGTAGCTCTTTCCTCCAATCCctcaataatttcattaacagTAGTCTCAATATCTTTGTGAAACTCTCCTTCGTCTTCAACTTTTATTTCTGGCAGTTCAAAATCAGCTGATTCATGAGTAACGTTAGCTTCCAACTCAATAGAATTATCAAACAAATCAATGGTCTTGTTTAAGTCAACGACattatcttctttttcttcatcTTCAGCAATAGGATCGTCCCAAATATAAAAAGAATCATGATCAGTGGGTGACAAACTTCCTATCGGAGCAAGTATTAAGCACTGTGGGCATTTTTTACCGCAATAAATGTGCTCGTTACCTTCTTCGCCATCTTGGATCTCAGCCGTAGGAGTCAAACTGTAAATGACACTCATATGCGACGAATTTAGGTTGTATTTCATTGATGCATCTGAACTTGGCAGATGGAAGTTCAACGATCGCATGGATTTAGAAGGAGTCAAATTGACATTAATACTGTCAATTACTTCAGTCATGCTGTCTTCACGTTGATATTTCTTCCCACTGACAAGTGGTGAAGAAAATCTCCAGGGTTGACTATCGTTCAACTCTTTAGCAAATGAAGATTCTAAAGTATCTAGCGGCTCATTGAACCACTCAAGATTGTCAATCAACTCGGGGGAAATCGATTCTGTTTCAGTTATCAAATTCTTCTCATCAGTTACAGCACAATCCAAGTTCTTCTCAACTACTGTCTGAACACTAGCAACATCTTCGGAACTTGGTTCTTGATCAGAGGCCAATTTTTCCCCTGAAGATGTCATACTCAGCGGATTAGCAATGTTCCCATTGACATCAGCTTCACTGACATTAACGTCCGTATTAACGAACTCGAAGCTGCCAGCTGTTGGTAAGCAATCTTTACTGACCTGTACATTTTTGATAGGCGTGCTTTCGTACTGCACTTCGCCGAACTGATAAAATGGCGACATGCTTATCGGACTGACCCGCAGATCAACAGGCACAGGTCGCAGTTCACATTCCTTTAAATGACTCTCAGTCTCCACATAAGTTTCACTCAATACTTGCCGGTTCATGGCTTCTTCAACAAGACGTGGGCTCTGCAGGTCTTGCAGTTTCAGGACTGGTAACGACAAGCGAGGAAGTTTACATACTGAACAGCTTGAAGAGGCCAATGGTACGTATGCTCGCTTGCGTGATTTTATCAATCCAGTGTTGATGTTGATATTGTTTTCAGTATTGTCATTAATATTGCGGCCAGTTAAAGCTAGAGATGAGTATTTTGAAATAAGTTGCTTGACTGAACTTTGGCCTTGGTTGGTATTAATGAAATTCAGATTGACATCAGAAGCGCTTTGACTAGCTTGAATtgttaaattagaatttttatattgcgCGTACACTTTGTCGTATTGGTCAAAAAATATACGACGGCGATAAGATTTTATTCGGGAGTTTAAATTCGGGTAAGTGGATTTATATTTTGGAGATGAAACtccaaaaatgtttaaattgtCCAGTGACTTAGACTGCGGGTTTAATGATTTTAGGGGtgttaatgttattaatttagtCCTCTCAAGATGTATCTCTTCATGTGCATCAAGACGCCACCGACCGTAATCGCTGACTGGAATCTCCTCGCTACCCTCATCATTGCTCGATGCTTCATAATCTGTAAATTATATTGTCCAAAAAACTCCTAAAGCGAccgattttttaacatttactGATTTTTATAACGATTTTACGTTGCCGTCGTCGTATTGATCACAAACCGCTCGCACCATTAGTTTTATTACTTCTTAAAAACATgttattcattcatttatttatcaataacatTCATTAGATTATTagtcaattgattttatttagttgAGGAATTTAGTTATggtcattaaaaaatctaaaggtAACAAGCGTGCACCTGGGTGCGAGCGTTTGGTGACAAGCAATGGATCTTTAAATAAGCGGATGATTAATAtaagtattaaacaaattaaaaaaaaaaaattattttaattgtttgataAATGTAAATGAGTACATAAAGCGAGATATGCACATGCATAAGCAATTCATATGAGCGTGAgagtgattatttttttattttttggtgcATGCTTTTTCAACTCACCTCGTTTACTGCGATTATTCATGGGTTCAATAGCTGAACGCCGCATCtcgtttaaaaattcagtcGTTGGGTCGACTATTAAAGAAGAAGATAACAAAAAGAACAtgcgataaattttgaaatttgaaaaaattcggttttttattgtttgagttaatttaagaagggtttacattttttctgtctctcgccctctattggacaaacgaaagtatctctgtcatacttgtacaacttatggaatcttaaaacgcattttatgcataaataaatgaaaattttccaaaaaagcgcttcgctcttcgatagataatttaattatctatcgaagagcgaagcgtttttttcaaaattttatcttattcatgagcaaaactcgtttgaaaatcaactatcaaccACTCTTAAAAAAGGGATTTTTggtgttaataaattttaattgattttttgaagtCAAAAATTCGATGTTGAATAAattagtgtaattttttaaagcagaTAAAATTTCccgaaattaatttatgattttttgaaaaaaaatttgcaatatttataaaactaaatatttttttttttttacatttaaattttctttctattgaaaaattaagaattatttttttttaattcaagttttAATTCTGTACctcatatattaaattatttgtggaTTTTAGGTAAGATTGTGGCTTACCTCCAATCTTTTGCCGATTTAAAGGAGCAATTTGAGATTGTGTAGTAACAGTTTGAGTCGGAAGATTCGATACCGTCACCGAATTGGAAGTGGATTTATCCGCATCATTTTCATGCTCATGCATTTTTCCTGATTCGTGCATTCGTTATCATGCATTaggtttttatgatatttaaatttatcaaatgtttaagaataaatttcatgCTCAAACAatgataatagtaataataataaaatatcaaccAATTGAAAGTGAAAACTTACCATCACTTAATACAACTTCTGCCTGACTTGGTTTAGGTACGCGTTTTGTTTCTATCCGCAGTACACGAGgttctaaaaataaacaaataaattaatcaataattctaATATTAGCTTATAAatcaagtaattaattattaacaaataatttaccaTCTCGACTTTCTTCTTCAGTTTCAGATGTCACAGAGATAGGTGATTGAATTGGAGATTTGGCAGTGCTTGATTCATGGGTCGCTCTACTAATATTAAATGACGATAATGCTTCTGATTCCGACTGCGATTCATCATCTGGTTAATTTAATGagtttagaaaataaaaaaatatgtatctcataaatgaataaacttaaaaatcgctaaaaaaaaaacttacataTATCTCCTTTAGTTTTACGTTCAACTTCTTTTTTGTACTGATCAAGTTCTTGATCAGTGACCGCGTCGAATGGATTTTTGGCGTACGGAGTTTTGTATACCATTGCATTGTGTTGGAAATTACGTTGGATAATACCTTTACTTGCTGCACCTACCAATACTACTTGTTCACCAGTGCCACTGATAGTTGCGTcctgttgaataaaaaaaaattttttttaagaaaaaaaattgttttaagaaaaaaaaatgtctataataattaatttctttaaaacataaaaaaaatttagtgaaatttaCCTGCATTTTTTTAGCTTCTTCCCACGAAACGCCTTCCAAAATATGTGACTGTGGTCCAGCTGATATTTTATCCGCTCTACGGTAGTCTTTAAtctatgttaaaaaatcaattattaattattaattcaaaatagttaagaaaagtaatagataataaataaatgatgaaCTAACCTGCTGTTGAAGTTGTTTAAATTCTTTTGGATTAGTATTCTTGGGTACAAACTGTAACGCACTATCAATCCTTACTGGCGTACTGCTACTGTGTGTTGGTGATCCATCAGACACCCACTGAAGACAAAACCAGAATTGTTAAACGACCCAGTCGATTTTAACCACcagaaatagtaataatagtagtaataataataattaaaaattaaaagtaaattaaataagcATTTATAAGCCGGTTAAAAAAATGACTCGATTAAATGTGTGCCTGTCTCGTCAATGGCTATTGATATATACactcacaaaaataaaaataaaaacactcgattattatttttttttcttgttttgaaaaaaaatcttagaaaAGACAAAGGGTCGACAAATCTGGTTTTGTCAATCAGCTGATGTATACCCTGGCCACTGTCCGTATAATTACTTTTCAAATTACGATGACCAACAGGCACACATTCATTCAGAGTCATTGtcatatgattaattatttaaatactacaatgtttttatgatgatatatttttgataattgataaatcaattaattatcaatcgtgatagaattaattgttattttttttttttttttttttaatgaacccAATGTTTcccagttaaataaaaatagttataaaaatactgaaaataaattttattgagaataaataattggTGGTTGATCCTCATGCTCCgaaatgttttaactaattaattaagattGTGAAAGTGGACCCTAGcgatagaaaaaaagttgcaGACTTATTTGAGAATagttaacataaataataaataataaaaataagaaacgaCTTAATCCAAATTCCgagaatatttttcattgGGATTTACCTCCTCTGCATTTTGATCCACCcactaaataaaaaacaaagtcaagaaaaaagtaatattaGTTAACACGATTGActtcaatcaattaattaactaattataaaatataaataaaaaaaatcccgtCCTAATCTTTTTCACTTCACACTCACACGCATGTCctgatttcaataattttatttatctatttatttatagtaaatTCTACTGGACTtaactttgaaatttattaaaaaaatattttttttcaaagctgtgtaactttatttaaacatCGCAGCtacagaaagaaaaatgacAATCCATCTTATAAATAtcgcttttttaaaaaataatattaaattcatgaaaagcaaaagcttttttttattattaattcataataaactaaataaaatttatttttgatttttatattctGGCACTAAATAAATGGCATTGCACATCATTTTTAACCCTTCGTCACTCGCGTCATGAGCAGATCGCCGCCTAACAACTACTCAACCTATAGAGACTCACTATAGTGcgagcgagaaactaaaaaagacgcgagtgacgaagggttaaatatctatctatataaatataataaaataatttggaatGTAGCTAGccaataataatacaaatgtatatttccattaaaaaaaaaaaaaaatggaatgtaaaaattaattttataaatttacttttcatgatttgataaaaagtgcaattacatttatatatatttataattattaagcaTCGCTTTGTTCAAGCATCAAATACATACGATTACTGCGTTTAGTTATAATCTCATTAGTAAAAACATGTAGACATTTCAATAGATTATTATATCAAAGCGTAACacatagtaataatatttcaatatatatttttaattgaaaagttTTGTTATTcgttttataaaactttttttttagactttcTTTATGAACAATCtgaatttagttaattactattttttattattatataaatttatcattactgaagagaaatactttttagatgatatatttttaatttttataacattgagacaaatctcattaaatattatttacgaTGATTAATGACTCTATTTTTAACTACGAATTTTAACCATACctgtaaaattgataatttcattattgAGGTACAGACAAGATAACTCggtactttttaataatttgattcaagttgactagttttttttatagttatgaattattattttcacaaaAGAATTGATTGATTcagtaagaaaaaattctaataaaaaaaaaaagatgaccTAAACTAaacgaaaataaatttttcacttttctTATGCTTGTAAATACGTaaagtgtaaaatatttataattgtatcGTATTATTTGaagattattaatcaatagggaatgttttttttttttttttttaaatcatcaaaTAACTACTcggttttattttcaaaagtaaTAACTTCTACCTTTGTTATTTTCTTAGGATCCGGCGTTCCGGTCTCGAGTATTTCCACTTTTTGATAAACATTCGGTGAATTTAACCAACGTGATCTGTCGGCACCTTTACGTCCTCCTTTCCATAATCTGtaattacaaacaaataaccaaaaataaataataataataataaaattaatgattgtatgaattaaaaaaattttttcaaacgaCTTAACaattatagtaaaataaattaatggaaaataagataaactttaattaatgaaaaatgttaTACCCTTGTTTATAAAGTTCTTCTTCTTCCAATAAGTAGCCAAGTGAAGAAACAGCTGGTGGTACTTCAACATCGTTACGTGGTCTAGGTGGCTCACTTTTAATTAATGGATGTCGGTAAATATAACCAGTACGAAAAccctacaataaaaaataaaaataattcaaataaattcttaacaaagttaataaattttggctgaaattttcgatatttttaattacaatataaatagtttgggtatttttgaaataaattttaaaaataatattgctaTGACAGAATCTATTACCGATAATTTAAAGGACAAATGTGACGGAGCAAGCTTATATAACCAGAAAACTATTCACAACTCCTCCAAAAacttgacataaaaaattttcaagatattttttataccaaatttaacaataaaaatctcttttaacataaaaaatatgctcgtcacaaaattttccttgttCTCTCAATTACTTACTTAATCAAAAACAACCAACAAtacttgtttaaaaaaatactcacGGCATTGTCAAGCATCCTCATAAGTGCTTCAAACTCAGAGCTACCGATTCTCCAGcgtttttccaatttttcagCCAATGGCGAAGGTTCAATGATACTGGAAGTATGTGGGATCGGTGGTTTTCTCGAGGCTtcgtaaatagattttttggATTCCTCCGACAGTAAGTTCAAGTTTTCAACTCCCATGGGCATCAACTTCAACTGGGTCTCGCAAGCAAGAACAGTATTGTAGACATTGTAAAAGGCTTCTTCAATAGTCTCACCGCAACACAAAGCACCGCGGTTGGTCAAAAGCATTACTTTATTAATAGGTCCCAGATTGCGGGTTATCTTCTCGCGCTCTTCTGGTTCAACAGTCTCGCCAATGTACTGGTGAATCGAGACATCGCCGATCACGATGCTCTCAGGGCCGATTGGTAAGAGGCCGCATTTTAAGGAAGACACTGCTGTTACTGTTGGCGTTGTTATATGTATAATACACTTAATGTCTGGACGAGCAGCATGGATCGTCGAGTGCAATTGAAATTCAGCTACATGCACTCCAAAATTAGTCGTTCCCTGCTCGACTACCTGCCCTTGCATGTCGACTTTAACTAATGACGATGCCGTTATCTCGTGGTAGAGCAGCCCGAATGGGTTTACTAAAAAATGCTCCTCGTCGGCGTTTAATCGGGCTGTTATCTGTCCAGCCAGACCCTGGGTCCATCCGTACAAATCTAGTAGTCTAAATACAGCCGCTAATTTGCAACGTAGTAATTTTTCTCCGCGTTCATAACCCTTCGCTTCTACACCACGGATGTCGTTTATAGGCACCACACAATTTGAAtctgtgaaattttttaaattcttgtattaattacagttttttattattttgataattaacatcaaaacttatttttagttcatgtATGTGGTATTaaagtgtagaaaaaaaatcgacaaatttttgaaatgatcttgaaattttgttaaagaatgtcaaaataaattcactcTAAAAGTTTTagcttttaatattgatattcaaaagtaaatattttccatttaattaaataataaattataacatggtaaataatatttttaaactttagaGTTTTATATCTCGTTCTACAAGCAACATACGGGGAAGTGTTTTATACATATTAATTATAGTAAATTGAatgttttacaaaaaaaaatctcttatgattttttgataagtTGACTATTTTGAAAGTTATAATTTGACATATATTTTAACTTTGTGCATGGCTCCATAGTTCTTTTCGAGTTAGAACTAgaaattccaaataaaaaaaaatttgtcgatCTTTTTGATACACTCTAATATGCAACaatgctttttaaataattataaaaaaatacattagtAATCTGGTATGACAAATTaggttattttataatgtatGTAAATGATATTTTAGCAACTGAgttagttatttaaatttataatttaaaaattttgtgtttctttttaaatacgtaaatcataattaaaaaaaaaaaaataattatccatATCaactcttattttttaaataaaaacaacttttttttaccaatgagtcaattataaagataaaacACATGaatcttcaaaattaaaataaaaaactacaaaaatataaataatcaataattgaaaaaatttttcagttgctaaaattttaacttgaacatttaataattcttatcaaacataaaataaatcattttcaaCTGTAATATTCGCACGtacatataataaaaataaaagtaaaaataaaaattagtcatcaataataaaataacaaatctaaaaaattacttttgaacACATTAGCATTAAAACGAGCACCCTGTGCACCCATCATCTCCGTAATCTGTTGCAACAATCCGCAAGGTCCAGATCCATCCTTCAATTGTGTCTCAATAATGCGCTCCAACTCTTCTTTGAACATCTTCGagttcattattatttctacacgCTTCCTTCGCTCCATTTCTCGCATATCctgcaaaataaaaataaacttaatacaataatttttctaacatatgaaaaatataaaataatctttaaactGTTTTCTTGTAATATTAATACAACCACAAGTAACAGTTCAATACTTACGGCATCAATATCCGCTGGTCTCATTTtgcttttttcttcttctgtaAGACCGTCTATCACTCCATTTGTGTGAGGCTCGGAGAGCTCATGCTGACTCGTGTCCGCCATCTTCGGGCCTCTTTCAGTTAGCAGCGcctgataatttattaaaaattaataattattattaaaaaaaaaattaatgcaacaaatattaatgtcttattctataaatttcaattcatccattttatttttgctaacCTCATTTAACTCATAAtctaaaatgcaattttattttttaacaactgCTTTTATGAATGCTTGGTTAAtgttgttaacaataaatgcTGTAtgcaacattttttaaattaaattttcaaatgaaaaaatgcgaaaattcattaaaaaaaaaaatttcataagtaaaaaataaaattatatttttaaaaagatcaaCTGcaagagaaattttgaaattttgttttaattacataattttttaacacattTAATTACTTCACGCTAATAAATAGCGATAAAATAGTTTAGTACGAGTTTCTTACATTACAAAAGCCTTTAAGAGACTAACACACTAGTTTTAACCGATAAGGAGGTCTCTGGCATCTAATACTTCAGTTACATCACAGAACGCGGCTATATACTAACTTACAATTCACAACTTTAGTTTGCGCATTAAATTTGTCGCAGCCTTACTTGACTCATACTGATCCTGATCGCTTCAATAACGTTCAACTCGAgtcgaataataataattattatcgttttataattaaatatactcATAATGGCGggtcattaaattattagatacaTAGCATACATAACACGTGTTGCTGATGATTACcaactaaaaattaacaattaactgTTAATTGATGTAGTTCATTTTCTGATCATTTCTTTAATAGAATAGATTAAAAgttctagatttttttatagcaaaaatttttatcttaatcaCTAGCTTCTTATCAGTTGAGTAAATATGACATTGTTTGATAGTAGTATCAAGGATTTGTGCTCACGGTTTATTTTAGActgcattaattattatttttattgttaatacaTCACTgattaaaattctttattatttacattaaaatttaagtaagttgtcaattattgtattataattatgaaaaatttgtcGAAATTTCTACACACATCTAGCGTGAACGCATCAAGATTTTTTCTCCTGcagcttcaatttttttttttttttttttttttttttagtaaataaaattatttatgcatacgaaatcttttattcttttccaaaaaaactaataaactAATCTGACACCTATCATCttgataagaataaaaaaaaaattcttttctttCTTAGCATTTGTAAATGATAATCCAAACCTTATCTTTAACAAGTTAGAGTGAATAAATAGatattataattcaaaattacatttttttttttttttttttttcatttttagggacttttgaacttttttcaaaaaaattgctttagcgcgttaaaatatttgtaaattaatcaaaattttctattttaaatttaataactttatgaaaattttgtttgaaaaattttctaaaagtaATCATCGCCTTCGCTTCAAAGTACTTTCTTTTGACTTATTTAGTTAATAGAAACTTTGAAGATTTATCTTGAATgcaaaattaacaaatagtaaacaatttctaaattattatatacaatatttgtcaaaggtttttttttgtcaaatggctagatttctttttattctttaccaaaaataaaaaaaatattttagattttattctATTGCTGGCAGTCTAGCTGGcattgatgataaaaaaaaatattttcgttaaaaaaattgacaaaaaaaaactttttataaagaaatataccaatattatacaaatattcattaacgaaatttttttgtaagtatTCATCTCaattgttcaaattttttataattatttttcttattaatttttgcattGCTAGATtcatattaattgttatttgaataaaaaaaaaaatccttaatTTTTCCTGGTAAAAAAATGAACGAATGtgataaaattgtaattaaattatttaaaaatttaaaagcggTTTGACTAtcgaaaattaagaaaattaatggAACAACAAAACTTTTCAGAAAACTCAAACATTacctaaaatatttaatagaatagttcaatgatttttagatatttttaatagtg
It encodes:
- the LOC123265087 gene encoding protein hu-li tai shao isoform X10 yields the protein MALLTERGPKMADTSQHELSEPHTNGVIDGLTEEEKSKMRPADIDADMREMERRKRVEIIMNSKMFKEELERIIETQLKDGSGPCGLLQQITEMMGAQGARFNANVFKNSNCVVPINDIRGVEAKGYERGEKLLRCKLAAVFRLLDLYGWTQGLAGQITARLNADEEHFLVNPFGLLYHEITASSLVKVDMQGQVVEQGTTNFGVHVAEFQLHSTIHAARPDIKCIIHITTPTVTAVSSLKCGLLPIGPESIVIGDVSIHQYIGETVEPEEREKITRNLGPINKVMLLTNRGALCCGETIEEAFYNVYNTVLACETQLKLMPMGVENLNLLSEESKKSIYEASRKPPIPHTSSIIEPSPLAEKLEKRWRIGSSEFEALMRMLDNAGFRTGYIYRHPLIKSEPPRPRNDVEVPPAVSSLGYLLEEEELYKQGLWKGGRKGADRSRWLNSPNVYQKVEILETGTPDPKKITKWVDQNAEEWVSDGSPTHSSSTPVRIDSALQFVPKNTNPKEFKQLQQQIKDYRRADKISAGPQSHILEGVSWEEAKKMQDATISGTGEQVVLVGAASKGIIQRNFQHNAMVYKTPYAKNPFDAVTDQELDQYKKEVERKTKGDIYDESQSESEALSSFNISRATHESSTAKSPIQSPISVTSETEEESRDEPRVLRIETKRVPKPSQAEVVLSDGENTVNGDHSDAHHSTFSHSSKEGSMSQDVSVSEESPKKEKKKKKGLRTPSFLKKKKEKKKSVEA